One segment of Mycolicibacterium baixiangningiae DNA contains the following:
- a CDS encoding DUF6285 domain-containing protein: MTGPPWLYGRPTAAELVAAVADFLDNEVRAATDGSVSFHARVAANVLRTVERELTDASAAEAVGALTELGFPDEAHLAAAIRAGELDAREPEVLTTLRAVVRHRLAVAHPGYDRAD; encoded by the coding sequence ATGACCGGGCCTCCGTGGCTGTACGGCAGGCCGACCGCGGCCGAACTCGTCGCGGCGGTCGCCGACTTCCTCGACAACGAGGTGCGCGCCGCCACGGACGGAAGTGTGAGCTTCCACGCCCGGGTGGCCGCGAATGTGCTGCGCACCGTCGAACGCGAACTCACCGACGCGTCCGCCGCCGAGGCGGTCGGTGCGCTGACCGAACTCGGGTTCCCCGACGAGGCACACCTGGCGGCGGCCATCCGCGCCGGTGAGCTCGACGCCCGCGAACCCGAGGTGCTGACGACGCTGCGCGCCGTGGTCCGCCACCGGCTGGCAGTGGCACATCCGGGCTACGACCGGGCCGACTGA
- a CDS encoding class I SAM-dependent methyltransferase — protein sequence MPETTPSKSLFDDAYAGGAAPWVIGEPQPAIVELERRGAISGAVLDAGCGAGEHTILLTDLGYDVLGIDFSARAVDLAGHNAAGRGVAARFEVADATRLGGGPRFDTVIDSALFHVFDDTDRVRYVDSLRSVCRPGALVHVLALSDAGRGFGPQVSEVDVRTAFTDGWRIEALETTTYRGVVGPAHADALGLPVGARVEEPAWLARVRRT from the coding sequence ATGCCTGAGACAACACCCTCGAAATCCCTGTTCGACGATGCCTATGCCGGTGGTGCCGCACCCTGGGTGATCGGCGAACCGCAACCCGCGATCGTCGAACTCGAGCGTCGCGGCGCCATCAGCGGTGCGGTTCTCGACGCCGGGTGCGGCGCCGGCGAGCACACGATCCTGCTCACCGACCTGGGCTACGACGTACTGGGCATCGACTTCTCCGCCCGGGCCGTCGACCTGGCCGGACACAACGCGGCCGGACGCGGGGTCGCGGCCCGATTCGAGGTGGCAGACGCCACGCGCCTGGGTGGCGGCCCCCGTTTCGACACCGTCATCGACAGTGCGCTCTTCCACGTCTTCGACGACACCGACCGCGTGCGCTACGTGGACAGCCTGCGCTCGGTGTGCCGTCCCGGTGCGCTCGTGCACGTGCTGGCGCTCTCCGACGCCGGGCGGGGCTTCGGACCGCAGGTCAGCGAGGTCGACGTCCGCACCGCGTTCACCGACGGCTGGCGGATCGAGGCGCTCGAGACGACGACCTACCGCGGGGTGGTCGGTCCGGCGCACGCCGACGCGCTCGGACTGCCCGTCGGTGCCCGTGTCGAGGAGCCGGCCTGGTTGGCGCGGGTGCGGCGGACCTGA
- a CDS encoding hydroxymethylglutaryl-CoA lyase: MSELPAKVDIREVSLRDGLQIEQPIPLSAKLELLEAVVATGVREVEATAFVSPSKVPALADAAELAAELARFDGVEFSALVASPNGAKRAIAAGLRSIEYVVSAADGHSRANVGRSSAEAAAQIPDIAAIAHDSGATVEVIIATAWDCPFDGPTPPDRVLGIVDAAVGFGVDRVAIADTIGTATPRRVGDLVALVRPRIDGVPLGAHFHNTRGAGLASAYAAVQSGVTRLDASVGGLGGCPFAPGASGNIATEDLVYLLRDSGIDSDVDLQAAIGAAHVARRVVGHDLPSALLRAGDRIIG; the protein is encoded by the coding sequence GTGAGCGAACTGCCCGCCAAGGTCGACATCCGCGAGGTCTCGCTGCGCGACGGCCTCCAGATCGAACAGCCCATCCCTCTGTCGGCGAAGCTCGAATTGCTCGAAGCCGTCGTGGCGACCGGCGTCCGTGAGGTGGAGGCGACCGCATTCGTCTCCCCGTCGAAAGTGCCTGCGCTGGCCGACGCCGCCGAACTGGCCGCGGAGCTGGCCCGGTTCGACGGCGTCGAGTTCTCGGCATTGGTGGCCAGCCCCAACGGCGCCAAGCGCGCCATCGCGGCCGGGCTGCGCTCGATCGAGTACGTGGTGTCGGCCGCCGACGGACACAGCCGGGCCAACGTCGGGCGGTCCTCCGCGGAGGCCGCCGCACAGATCCCCGACATCGCGGCCATCGCCCACGACAGCGGCGCCACCGTCGAAGTGATCATCGCAACCGCATGGGACTGCCCGTTCGACGGCCCGACACCGCCGGACCGCGTACTCGGGATCGTCGATGCCGCAGTGGGTTTCGGTGTCGACCGGGTCGCGATCGCCGACACCATCGGCACCGCGACTCCCCGACGGGTCGGCGATCTCGTCGCGCTGGTGCGCCCCCGCATCGACGGCGTGCCGCTCGGCGCCCACTTCCACAACACCCGCGGCGCGGGCCTGGCCAGCGCCTATGCGGCGGTGCAGAGCGGGGTCACACGGCTGGACGCGTCGGTGGGCGGGCTGGGCGGCTGTCCCTTCGCGCCGGGCGCCAGCGGCAACATCGCCACCGAGGATCTCGTCTACCTGCTGCGCGACAGCGGGATCGACAGCGATGTCGACCTGCAGGCCGCGATCGGGGCCGCCCACGTCGCCCGCCGGGTCGTCGGCCACGACCTGCCCAGTGCGCTGCTGCGCGCCGGGGACCGGATCATCGGCTGA
- a CDS encoding NuoB/complex I 20 kDa subunit family protein, protein MGLEERLPGGILLSTVEKVAGYVRSGSLWPATFGLACCAIEMMSTAGPRFDISRFGMERFSATPRQADLMIVAGRVSQKMAPVLRQIYDQMAEPKWVLAMGVCASSGGMFNNYAIVQGVDHIVPVDIYLPGCPPRPEMLLHAIIKLHEKIQQMPLGVNRDEAVRAAEQAALAVPSTIELKGLLR, encoded by the coding sequence TTGGGACTAGAGGAACGGTTGCCGGGCGGCATCCTGTTGTCGACGGTCGAGAAGGTCGCGGGCTATGTGCGCAGCGGTTCGCTGTGGCCCGCCACGTTCGGCCTCGCCTGCTGCGCGATCGAGATGATGTCCACCGCCGGGCCGAGGTTCGACATCTCCCGGTTCGGGATGGAGCGCTTCTCGGCGACACCCCGGCAGGCCGATCTGATGATCGTTGCCGGCCGGGTCAGCCAGAAGATGGCACCGGTGCTGCGCCAGATCTACGACCAGATGGCCGAACCGAAATGGGTGCTGGCGATGGGAGTCTGCGCATCCTCGGGCGGCATGTTCAACAACTACGCGATCGTGCAGGGTGTCGACCACATCGTCCCGGTGGACATCTATCTGCCCGGGTGTCCCCCGCGGCCGGAGATGCTGCTCCACGCAATCATCAAGCTGCACGAGAAGATTCAGCAGATGCCGCTCGGCGTCAATCGGGACGAGGCCGTCCGGGCGGCCGAACAGGCCGCGCTGGCCGTGCCGTCCACGATCGAACTGAAGGGCCTGCTGCGGTGA
- a CDS encoding CaiB/BaiF CoA transferase family protein codes for MTGALDGIRVIEIGTLISGPFAGRLLGDMGAEVLKIEPPGVPDPLRTWGQAELDGHRFFWTVHARNKKAITLDLRTERGRDIFLDLVEQTDVIVENFRPGTLERWNLGYDVLHARNKGIILVRVSGYGQTGPDAHRAGYASVAEAASGLRHLNGFPGGPPPRLALSLGDTLAGMFATQGALAALYRRTVTGEGQVVDTALTESCLAVQESTIPDYDVGGVVRGPSGTRLEGIAPSNIYRTADDSWVVIAANQDTVFRRLCAAMGQPELVIDDRFADHRARGRNQDELDKIIGDWAAGRQPGDIIETLSAAGVIAGPINTVADVVDDPQLRARGMIAEHWDERVERTVMGPGIVPVLSESPGSIRNAGPAYPGQHNDEVYAGILGKTADELAELRAEGVL; via the coding sequence ATGACAGGCGCGCTGGACGGTATCCGGGTCATCGAGATCGGCACGCTGATCTCCGGTCCCTTCGCTGGACGGTTGCTCGGCGACATGGGGGCCGAGGTGCTCAAGATCGAGCCGCCCGGAGTCCCCGATCCGCTGCGCACCTGGGGGCAGGCCGAACTCGACGGCCACCGTTTCTTCTGGACCGTGCACGCCCGCAACAAGAAAGCGATCACGCTGGATCTGCGCACCGAGCGCGGCCGGGACATCTTCCTCGACCTCGTCGAGCAGACCGACGTCATCGTCGAGAACTTCCGGCCCGGCACGCTCGAGCGCTGGAATCTCGGCTACGACGTCCTGCACGCGCGGAACAAGGGCATCATCCTGGTGCGCGTGTCGGGGTACGGCCAGACCGGGCCCGACGCGCACCGCGCCGGGTACGCATCCGTCGCCGAAGCCGCCAGCGGCCTGCGTCACCTCAACGGCTTCCCGGGCGGTCCCCCGCCGCGCCTGGCGCTGTCGCTCGGCGACACCCTGGCCGGGATGTTCGCCACACAGGGTGCGCTCGCGGCGCTGTACCGGCGCACCGTCACAGGTGAGGGCCAGGTGGTCGACACCGCGCTCACCGAATCCTGCCTGGCCGTACAGGAATCCACGATCCCCGACTATGACGTGGGCGGTGTCGTGCGGGGCCCGTCGGGCACCCGGCTCGAAGGCATCGCCCCGTCCAACATCTACCGCACCGCCGACGACAGCTGGGTGGTCATCGCCGCCAACCAGGACACCGTCTTCCGCCGGTTGTGCGCCGCGATGGGACAACCCGAACTGGTGATCGACGACCGGTTCGCCGATCACCGTGCGCGCGGCCGCAATCAGGACGAACTGGACAAGATCATCGGGGACTGGGCGGCCGGGCGTCAGCCCGGCGACATCATCGAGACACTGTCAGCGGCCGGGGTCATCGCGGGCCCGATCAACACCGTCGCCGACGTCGTCGACGATCCCCAGCTGCGGGCGCGGGGCATGATCGCCGAGCACTGGGACGAACGCGTCGAACGCACGGTCATGGGGCCCGGCATCGTGCCGGTGCTCTCGGAATCGCCGGGCAGCATCCGCAACGCGGGTCCGGCGTACCCGGGTCAGCACAACGACGAGGTGTACGCCGGGATTCTCGGCAAGACCGCCGACGAGCTGGCCGAGCTGCGCGCCGAGGGGGTGCTGTGA
- a CDS encoding Rv3143 family two-component system response regulator, whose product MAAPPRSLRILVYSDNPQTREAVQLALGRRVHPELPELSYLDVATAPMVIKQLDAGGFDLAILDGEATPAGGIGLAKQIKDEIADSPPILVLTGRADDAWLASWSRAEAAVPHPIDPIRLGDAVVSLLRLSVQ is encoded by the coding sequence ATGGCAGCACCGCCCCGATCGCTGCGGATCCTGGTCTACAGCGACAACCCGCAGACGCGGGAGGCAGTGCAATTGGCGCTGGGCAGGCGGGTTCACCCCGAGTTGCCCGAGTTGAGCTACCTCGACGTGGCTACCGCGCCGATGGTGATCAAACAGCTCGACGCAGGCGGTTTCGACCTGGCCATCCTGGACGGCGAAGCCACCCCGGCGGGCGGTATCGGTCTGGCCAAGCAGATCAAGGACGAGATTGCCGATTCTCCGCCGATCCTGGTGCTGACCGGCCGGGCGGACGACGCCTGGCTGGCCTCCTGGTCGCGCGCGGAAGCGGCCGTACCGCACCCGATCGACCCCATCCGCCTCGGTGACGCGGTCGTATCGTTGCTGCGGCTGTCCGTGCAGTAG
- a CDS encoding nuclear transport factor 2 family protein, producing MADIPADVLDEVADRLFAAIERSDTAAVEALWAENVLVWHSGDRRDNDRARALRVIFWFIGHTADRRYEILDRRRFGDGFVQQHILHATGTNGGSIAMRVCIVIVVGADGLITRIDEYFDPAEMAPLLGDTPESGSAADKFPE from the coding sequence ATGGCTGACATACCGGCTGACGTCCTCGACGAGGTGGCCGACCGACTCTTCGCCGCCATCGAGCGCAGCGACACCGCCGCCGTCGAGGCGCTGTGGGCCGAGAACGTGCTGGTGTGGCACTCCGGTGACCGGCGCGACAACGACCGCGCCCGGGCGCTTCGGGTGATCTTCTGGTTCATCGGCCACACCGCCGACCGCCGCTACGAGATCCTGGACCGGCGCCGGTTCGGAGACGGATTCGTCCAGCAGCACATCCTGCACGCCACCGGCACCAACGGGGGTTCGATCGCGATGCGGGTGTGCATCGTGATCGTCGTGGGTGCTGACGGTCTGATCACCCGGATCGACGAATACTTCGACCCGGCGGAGATGGCTCCGTTGCTCGGCGACACGCCCGAGTCGGGCAGCGCGGCAGACAAATTCCCCGAGTAG
- a CDS encoding phosphotransferase family protein — protein sequence MKAELEAVLRPLLGDVTVENLTTLTGGASRTTWAFDAVTADATSKLILRTGPPDEVHAGMELEARAQQRAAEAGAPVPHILTADNDPAALGNPYLICGAIGGETIVRRIYRSLDDAGRARLLTQCAAALAAVHRADPRGIGLAQTDQLAGWRERLDEIGDTTATFEWAFRRLAAHRPPPSAHRLVHGDFRMGNLIVDDKGLAAVLDWELVHVGEIYEDLAWFCIRAWRFGASGALGAGGLGSVEDFLTAYETASGEALDRSAFRWWLTVATLQWGVICRYQAERHLSGQTPSVELAAIGRRVCETEWDLLDLLEGSGPR from the coding sequence GTGAAAGCAGAACTCGAGGCGGTGCTGCGTCCGCTGCTCGGTGACGTGACCGTCGAGAACCTCACCACGCTGACCGGTGGCGCGAGCCGGACGACGTGGGCTTTCGACGCCGTCACCGCCGACGCGACGAGCAAGCTGATCCTGCGCACCGGCCCGCCCGACGAGGTGCACGCCGGGATGGAACTCGAGGCGCGGGCACAACAGCGCGCGGCCGAGGCGGGCGCGCCCGTCCCCCACATCCTGACCGCCGACAACGACCCTGCGGCACTGGGCAATCCGTATCTGATCTGCGGGGCGATCGGCGGTGAGACGATCGTCCGCCGGATCTACCGCTCGCTCGACGACGCCGGACGGGCCCGGTTGCTGACCCAGTGTGCCGCAGCGCTGGCGGCTGTTCACCGCGCCGATCCGCGCGGTATCGGGCTTGCCCAAACCGACCAGCTGGCCGGGTGGCGTGAACGCCTCGACGAGATAGGCGACACCACAGCCACTTTCGAGTGGGCGTTCCGCCGGCTGGCAGCTCATCGACCGCCGCCGTCAGCGCACCGGCTGGTGCACGGCGACTTCCGCATGGGCAACCTGATCGTCGACGACAAAGGGCTCGCGGCAGTCCTCGACTGGGAGCTCGTGCACGTCGGCGAGATCTACGAGGACCTCGCGTGGTTCTGCATCAGGGCGTGGCGGTTCGGCGCCTCGGGGGCGCTCGGTGCCGGTGGGCTGGGCAGTGTCGAGGACTTCCTCACCGCCTACGAGACGGCCAGCGGGGAGGCACTCGACCGATCGGCGTTCCGCTGGTGGCTGACGGTCGCGACGCTGCAGTGGGGGGTCATCTGCCGGTACCAGGCCGAGCGCCACCTCAGCGGCCAGACCCCGTCGGTCGAACTGGCCGCGATCGGACGGCGCGTCTGTGAGACCGAATGGGATCTGCTCGATCTGCTCGAGGGCAGCGGGCCACGATGA
- a CDS encoding acyl-CoA dehydrogenase family protein, which yields MDFTLPDHLPGVLEEIDAFIEAEIKPLEREHMQYFDRHREYARTDWENGGIPQRAWEDLLDEMRRRADAAGWLRYGLPAQFGGRDGSNIDMAVIREHLARKGLGLHNDLQDESSIVGNFPQVIMMDRFGTEAQKTEWIEAMLTGERSMAFGLTEPDHGSDATWLETRAERDGDGWVINGTKRWNTGVHRATHDLIFARTSGDQGQARGITAFVVPTDTPGFEVPYYWWTFNMPTDHGEVVLTDVRVPDDAILGEVDRGLEVGQTFLHENRIRQAASSLGAAQYCIDRAVGYAGQRMVFGKPLAVNQAVQWPLVELQTEAQMVRLLVYYAATELDRSHHMEVSDKVSMANYRANRLVCEAADRAMQVHGGVGYSRHEPFEHIYRHHRRYRITEGAEEIQIRRVAQRLFGFGRT from the coding sequence GTGGATTTCACCCTTCCGGACCACCTGCCCGGTGTGCTCGAGGAGATCGACGCGTTCATCGAGGCGGAGATCAAACCGCTCGAACGTGAGCACATGCAGTATTTCGACCGCCACCGCGAGTACGCCCGCACCGACTGGGAGAACGGCGGTATCCCGCAGCGCGCGTGGGAAGATCTGCTCGACGAGATGCGCAGGCGCGCCGATGCAGCCGGCTGGCTACGGTACGGGTTGCCGGCGCAGTTCGGTGGCCGCGACGGCTCCAACATCGACATGGCCGTCATCCGGGAGCACCTGGCGCGCAAGGGACTCGGCCTGCACAACGACCTGCAGGACGAGTCGTCGATCGTCGGCAACTTCCCGCAGGTGATCATGATGGACCGGTTCGGCACCGAAGCGCAGAAGACCGAATGGATCGAGGCCATGCTCACCGGCGAGCGGTCGATGGCCTTCGGGCTCACCGAACCCGACCACGGTTCGGACGCGACGTGGCTGGAGACCCGCGCCGAACGCGACGGTGACGGCTGGGTCATCAACGGCACGAAGCGGTGGAACACCGGCGTGCACCGCGCCACCCACGACCTGATCTTCGCCCGCACCTCCGGCGACCAGGGGCAGGCCCGCGGCATCACCGCATTCGTGGTGCCCACCGACACACCGGGTTTCGAGGTGCCGTACTACTGGTGGACGTTCAACATGCCCACCGACCACGGCGAGGTGGTGCTCACCGACGTCCGGGTGCCCGACGACGCCATCCTCGGCGAGGTCGACCGCGGCCTCGAGGTGGGCCAGACCTTCCTGCACGAGAACAGGATCCGGCAGGCCGCCAGCAGCCTGGGCGCCGCGCAGTACTGCATCGACCGCGCGGTCGGCTACGCCGGACAGCGCATGGTGTTCGGGAAGCCGTTGGCGGTCAACCAGGCCGTGCAGTGGCCGCTGGTCGAGCTGCAGACCGAGGCGCAGATGGTGCGCCTGCTGGTCTACTACGCCGCCACCGAGCTGGACCGCAGCCACCACATGGAGGTCTCCGACAAGGTGTCGATGGCGAACTACCGCGCCAACCGCCTGGTGTGCGAGGCCGCCGACCGGGCGATGCAGGTGCACGGCGGCGTCGGCTACAGCCGCCACGAACCGTTCGAACACATCTACCGCCACCACCGGCGCTACCGCATCACCGAGGGAGCCGAGGAGATCCAGATCCGCCGGGTCGCGCAACGGCTGTTCGGATTCGGCCGCACGTGA
- a CDS encoding NADH-quinone oxidoreductase subunit C, with translation MTEADKATGNGAGDPDIIGVRRGMFGARDSGDTSGYGRLIRPVALPGGSPRPYGGYFDAVVDALTDALGQDGYEASIERVVVYRDELTLEIARAQLPAVAGALRDDAALRFELCLGVSGVHYPADAGRELHAVYPLMSITHNRRIRLEVAAPDGDPHIPSLFGVYPTTDWHERETYDFFGIIFDGHPSLTRIEMPDDWVGHPQRKDYPLGGIPVEYHGARIPPPDERRAYN, from the coding sequence GTGACGGAGGCAGACAAGGCCACCGGGAACGGCGCGGGCGACCCCGACATCATCGGTGTGCGCCGGGGGATGTTCGGCGCCAGGGACTCCGGGGACACCTCGGGGTACGGCAGGCTGATCCGGCCGGTGGCGCTGCCGGGCGGTTCACCGCGCCCCTACGGCGGCTATTTCGATGCGGTCGTCGACGCGCTGACCGACGCGCTGGGACAGGACGGCTACGAGGCGTCGATCGAACGCGTCGTCGTGTACCGCGACGAACTGACGCTCGAAATCGCCCGTGCCCAACTGCCTGCCGTCGCCGGTGCGCTGCGCGATGACGCAGCCCTGCGGTTCGAGCTGTGCCTCGGGGTCAGCGGTGTGCACTACCCAGCCGACGCCGGCCGCGAACTGCACGCGGTCTACCCGCTGATGTCCATCACCCACAACCGGCGGATCCGGCTCGAAGTGGCCGCCCCCGACGGGGATCCGCACATCCCGTCCCTGTTCGGGGTGTATCCGACCACCGACTGGCACGAGCGCGAGACCTACGACTTCTTCGGCATCATCTTCGACGGGCACCCGTCGCTCACCCGGATCGAGATGCCCGACGACTGGGTCGGGCACCCACAGCGCAAGGACTACCCGCTGGGCGGCATCCCCGTCGAGTACCACGGCGCCCGGATACCACCGCCCGACGAGCGGAGGGCCTACAACTGA
- a CDS encoding alpha/beta hydrolase, whose amino-acid sequence MTTAVRHEYDRIPYLVAYQNTSGVRDVYGGVAELVVLESHLLRPRDRPSDTVLMFMHPIGGGAYLPMMNALAKAGHHVIYCNSRFRGTDSALLMEKVVEDLGEAIKDAKNRLGYEKVVLAGWSGGGSLSVFYQQQAQHPTVTASPSGDGPDLTTLGLIPADGMMLLAAHISRHGTLTEWLDASILDESDPSDRDPELDLYNPDNPHQPPYTAEFLERYRAAQIARNRRITAWVKDKLAELRTSGLPGADVAEFAFVVHGTMADPRWLDPTVDPNDRAPGTCYLGDPRVVNMSPVGLARFCTLRSWLSQWSYDDANGDAVKAGADVAVPALVIGNLADDACTPSHTRRLFEAIGHPDKEMHEIAGANHYYSGPGQRETLREAVGICTEWLHRHGFSTPEGRSEATRDSTEGV is encoded by the coding sequence GTGACGACCGCCGTACGCCACGAATACGACCGCATCCCCTATCTCGTTGCCTACCAGAACACTTCAGGAGTGCGTGACGTTTACGGCGGCGTGGCCGAACTGGTCGTGCTGGAGAGCCACCTGCTGCGGCCGCGCGACAGACCCAGTGACACCGTGCTGATGTTCATGCACCCGATCGGCGGCGGGGCCTACCTGCCGATGATGAACGCGCTGGCCAAGGCCGGCCACCATGTCATCTACTGCAACAGCCGATTCCGCGGCACCGATTCGGCGCTGCTGATGGAGAAGGTCGTCGAGGACCTCGGCGAGGCGATCAAGGACGCCAAGAACCGGCTGGGCTACGAGAAGGTGGTCCTCGCCGGTTGGAGCGGCGGTGGGTCGCTGTCGGTGTTCTACCAGCAGCAAGCTCAGCACCCGACCGTGACCGCGAGCCCGTCCGGCGACGGGCCCGATCTGACGACGCTGGGTTTGATCCCCGCCGACGGGATGATGCTGCTGGCCGCGCACATCAGCCGCCACGGCACGCTGACCGAATGGCTCGACGCCTCGATCCTCGACGAGTCCGATCCCAGCGACCGCGACCCCGAACTCGACCTGTACAACCCGGACAACCCCCACCAACCGCCGTACACCGCCGAATTCCTCGAGCGATACCGGGCCGCCCAGATCGCGAGGAATCGGCGAATCACCGCGTGGGTCAAGGACAAACTGGCCGAACTGAGAACCAGCGGACTGCCCGGGGCGGATGTTGCAGAGTTCGCGTTCGTCGTGCACGGCACCATGGCCGATCCCCGTTGGCTGGACCCGACCGTCGACCCCAACGACCGGGCGCCGGGCACCTGCTACCTCGGCGACCCGCGGGTGGTGAACATGAGCCCGGTGGGGTTGGCCCGGTTCTGCACGTTGCGCAGTTGGCTGTCTCAGTGGAGCTACGACGACGCCAACGGCGACGCGGTCAAGGCAGGCGCCGACGTCGCGGTGCCCGCGCTGGTGATCGGCAACCTCGCCGACGACGCGTGCACGCCCAGCCACACGCGCCGACTCTTCGAGGCGATCGGCCACCCCGACAAGGAGATGCACGAGATCGCAGGGGCCAACCACTACTACTCCGGACCCGGCCAACGTGAGACGCTGCGGGAAGCGGTCGGGATCTGCACCGAGTGGCTGCACCGGCACGGGTTCTCGACTCCGGAGGGCAGGAGCGAAGCGACCCGGGATTCGACGGAGGGTGTATGA
- a CDS encoding TetR/AcrR family transcriptional regulator, which translates to MAPESSTLSSKGRQTRDAIEQAARKLFAERGFHGTTLADITSAAGRSPAVFYRYFDDKEDLLAALAQSFLHDVVAPSGSGVPLPASPDDGEFFTTVVTGYWNIFKQNIGIMIAVAQLAAAQQRFADLQHEFRRFGMDVIAASILHAQEQGYGADLNAEYTAAAIALLFENFTVVMVGNSGLGLQMSDADAIATLSTIWKKTLYGF; encoded by the coding sequence ATGGCCCCGGAGTCGTCGACGCTGAGCAGCAAGGGCCGCCAGACCCGCGATGCCATCGAGCAAGCGGCCCGAAAGCTGTTCGCCGAACGCGGCTTCCACGGGACCACGCTGGCCGACATCACCTCGGCGGCCGGACGATCGCCCGCGGTGTTCTACCGCTACTTCGACGACAAAGAGGATCTGCTGGCCGCGCTGGCGCAGTCATTCCTGCACGACGTCGTCGCCCCATCGGGATCCGGTGTGCCCCTGCCGGCTTCGCCCGACGACGGCGAGTTCTTCACCACGGTGGTCACCGGTTACTGGAACATCTTCAAGCAGAACATCGGCATCATGATCGCGGTCGCCCAGCTCGCGGCCGCCCAACAGCGCTTCGCCGACCTGCAGCACGAGTTCCGGCGGTTCGGCATGGACGTCATCGCTGCATCGATCCTTCACGCGCAGGAGCAGGGTTACGGCGCCGACCTCAACGCGGAGTACACGGCGGCGGCGATCGCGCTGCTCTTCGAGAACTTCACCGTCGTCATGGTCGGCAACTCGGGTCTCGGACTGCAGATGAGCGACGCCGACGCGATCGCCACGCTGTCGACCATCTGGAAGAAGACGCTGTACGGCTTCTGA
- a CDS encoding NADH-quinone oxidoreductase subunit A, whose protein sequence is MDLYTPILVLGAIAAVFAVVSVVIAGVIGPTRYNRAKLEAYECGIEPLAPTGANAQATGQRFPIKYYLTAMLFIVFDIEIVFLYPWAVAFDSLGMFALVEMLLFMLTVFVAYAYVWRRGGLNWD, encoded by the coding sequence ATGGACCTCTACACGCCGATCCTGGTGCTCGGCGCCATTGCGGCGGTGTTCGCAGTGGTGTCGGTGGTGATCGCCGGGGTGATCGGTCCGACGCGCTACAACCGGGCAAAACTCGAGGCCTACGAGTGCGGCATCGAACCGTTGGCGCCGACCGGCGCCAACGCACAGGCGACGGGCCAGCGTTTCCCGATCAAGTACTACCTCACGGCGATGTTGTTCATCGTGTTCGACATCGAGATCGTGTTCCTCTACCCGTGGGCCGTGGCATTCGACAGCCTCGGCATGTTCGCACTCGTCGAGATGCTGTTGTTCATGCTCACCGTGTTCGTGGCCTACGCGTACGTGTGGCGTCGGGGAGGGCTCAATTGGGACTAG